GACGGATATCATCAACACGACCGGCCGCTGCTTTATTGACCCAATCGGGATCAGCCAATAAACCGCGCGCAATGGTAACGCCGTCAACGCGGCCTTCGGCAATTATTTTTTCGGCAAATTCGGGATTTCGAATAACCCCGACGCCAAACACGGGCACATCAACGGCTTTTTTAATGGCTTCGGCCAGATAGATTTTCCAACCTTCGGAAAACGAAATCGGTTCCCAGGCTTGGTTCATCGTTTCGTAAATACCGGCGGAGACGTTAATCGCGTCAAGGCCAAATGGTACCAGATATTTGCAGATTTCAACCGCTTCATCAAGCAGTAACCCATCTTCCTGGAAGGGGAACATTGATTCGCGGAGGAATTCATCAGCCGAAATTCGTAGCGTTACCGGATAGTCCCGGCCAACTCGTTCACGAATCCCTTCGATGATTTCTTTAACGACACGGGCACGGTTTTCGGTGCTGCCGCCGTATTCGTCGGTTCGTTTATTGGTTAATGGTGAGAAAAATTGATTTAACATGTAACCATGCGCACCGTGAAGTTCAACCCCATCAATGCCGGCTTTATAGGCACGTTCGGCAGCATCGACATAATCCTGAACAAAGCTTTTTATTTCGGCATTGGTCATTTCACGGCATTCGGATTGAACCAACATACTGGGAATACCACTGGGAGAAATGGTGGCCCGGCCACCAATAGCCATATTGTCAGTTTGACGGCCAGGATGATGCAGCTGGACAAAGATGGCGCCATTATAAAAATGAACAGCCTCGGCTAATTTTGCCAACCCTGGGATGCAGTCATCAGTGGCGGCCGATGTTTGCCGCGGGGACATGACCCCGGTTTCGTTATTAACACGGGTTACTTCGGTGATGATCAGACCAACGCCGCCTTTGGCACGTTCGGCATAATAAGCACATTCGCATTCAGAAACGGTGGCATTGTCATTAGCGGTGCCACAGCCCATGGCGCCCATGATGACGCGATTTCTTAGTTTTAGGGTGCCAAT
This is a stretch of genomic DNA from Acetobacterium woodii DSM 1030. It encodes these proteins:
- a CDS encoding oxidoreductase; translation: MTFENLLSPINIGTLKLRNRVIMGAMGCGTANDNATVSECECAYYAERAKGGVGLIITEVTRVNNETGVMSPRQTSAATDDCIPGLAKLAEAVHFYNGAIFVQLHHPGRQTDNMAIGGRATISPSGIPSMLVQSECREMTNAEIKSFVQDYVDAAERAYKAGIDGVELHGAHGYMLNQFFSPLTNKRTDEYGGSTENRARVVKEIIEGIRERVGRDYPVTLRISADEFLRESMFPFQEDGLLLDEAVEICKYLVPFGLDAINVSAGIYETMNQAWEPISFSEGWKIYLAEAIKKAVDVPVFGVGVIRNPEFAEKIIAEGRVDGVTIARGLLADPDWVNKAAAGRVDDIRRCISCLNCMDSMIINGMKGEPFSCAINPRAAREWFYNDARQDGNGRLVVVVGAGPSGLAAAQELAERQFKVILFEKSGELGGQLCLANKPPHKDKINWLISYYETQLNKLGVEIRLNTPATIDAIKELAPYAVFVGTGSESIVPQSIKGVNNANVCTSTDILTGKVNLTGKKVAVIGSGMTGVETAELLETQDNEVVVVEMADRVGPDASWQSFSDVQARLIKFGTVFMPSHKLVEIGATAIKLEKTSGECVDLPVDYVVLSLGVKADKTLADEIAKVFDKVVNIGDTAQIGRIANAVETGYVAAYQLA